From the genome of Chionomys nivalis chromosome 19, mChiNiv1.1, whole genome shotgun sequence, one region includes:
- the C19H6orf141 gene encoding uncharacterized protein C6orf141 homolog, whose product MNDPLAGIEPGRSRGRAVCSPRGVGGGPPVDTGAPDPALSKTDRDLSAAGGDVRSRTRANLDCQSSWVREKVLFLLNPERWLGTQADPACAELVESEDFRPRIEDHRDSEREPKLSRRRIATVPGAQPRNPAAAPRSLLVRVVDYHETQEVQRTEWTKGQMTTRTKERSVTAVTFRTQSD is encoded by the coding sequence ATGAATGACCCGCTCGCCGGGATCGAGCCCGGGAGATCCCGGGGGCGGGCCGTGTGCTCTCCGCGCGGGGTCGGGGGTGGGCCGCCCGTGGATACCGGCGCTCCGGATCCCGCGCTGTCGAAGACCGACAGGGACCTCTCAGCGGCAGGTGGGGACGTGAGATCACGGACGCGAGCGAATTTGGATTGCCAGTCGTCCTGGGTCAGAGAAAAAGTGCTCTTTCTTCTGAACCCCGAGAGGTGGTTGGGAACACAAGCGGACCCTGCTTGCGCAGAGCTGGTGGAGAGCGAGGACTTCCGTCCGAGGATTGAAGACCACCGCGATTCGGAACGGGAACCGAAGCTTTCCCGCAGGCGCATTGCCACGGTCCCCGGAGCCCAGCCTCGGAACCCAGCGGCCGCCCCCAGGTCCCTGTTGGTGCGGGTCGTGGATTACCATGAGACGCAGGAGGTGCAGCGGACTGAGTGGACCAAGGGTCAGATGACTACGAGGACCAAGGAGCGCTCTGTAACCGCAGTCACTTTTCGTACCCAGAGTGATTGA